Proteins encoded within one genomic window of Oryza glaberrima chromosome 12, OglaRS2, whole genome shotgun sequence:
- the LOC127757021 gene encoding HIPL1 protein-like, translated as MLRRRGLLLVFVVVCFGGGGWLLPASRAMPLCTDSRPPVALNKTLAFCAYARGSSSCCDAAADATLQKQFDAFNVSDASCAALLKPILCAKCNPYSAELFNAGPNIRTIPFLCNSTSSSSAQSKDSTQDYCKLVWETCKDVTISNSPFQPPLQGGAPLPTSSSKLTDDWQSEADFCKSFGGAPNDQSVCFSGNSVSFNTTPPSPSPKGICLERIGNGSYLNMAPHPDGSNRIFLGSQPGKIWLATVPDQGSGGILQFDETSPFADLTDQVHFDSQFGLMGMAFHPNFATNGRFFASYNCDRTKSPSCSGRCSCNSDVGCDPSKVGTDNGAQPCQYQVVVSEYSAKGSSANISEVTSADPSEVTRIFTMGLPYTSQHGGQILFGPTDGYLYLMMGDGGGKGDPFNFSQNKKSLLGKIMRLDVDNPPRQSEIANQSLWGNYSIPKDNPYTDDSDLEPEVWALGLRNPWRCSFDSARPSYFYCADVGQDQYEEVDLISKGGNYGWRAYEGPLVFNPPSAPGGNTSLNSINAIPPIMGYSHSDVNKKIGSASIIGGNVYRGSTDPCLVGRYLYADLYASAMWTGTEAPESSGNYSSSLISFSCSKSSPIACDTAAGSPLPSLGYIYSFGEDNNKDTYVLSSKGVYRVVRPSLCGYTCPTEKPATNTGTTTPSSAASVTGKQMMGALLLSVLMFWVLVR; from the exons atgctgcgccgccgcgggctcctcctcgtcttcgtcgtcgtctgcttcggcggcggcggctggctccTTCCCGCCTCCCGTGCCATGCCGCTATGCACGGACTCCA GGCCTCCCGTGGCGCTCAACAAGACGCTCGCCTTCTGCGCCTACGCCCGGggtagcagcagctgctgcgACGCCGCCGCAGACGCTACTTTGCAGAAACAGTTCGATGCCTTCAACGTCTCCGACGCCTCCTGCGCCGCCCTCCTCAAGCCCATCCTCTGCGCG AAATGCAATCCGTATTCTGCTGAGCTGTTCAACGCCGGCCCAAACATTCGGACTATCCCTTTCCTGTGCAACTCTACCTCATCCTCTTCTGCTCAATCAAAGGACTCCACACAAGACTACTGCAAATTAGTCTGGGAAACTTGCAAAGATGTGACCATATCCAACTCCCCCTTTCAGCCACCGCTTCAAGGCGGCGCGCCACTTCCCACTTCATCATCCAAGCTTACTGATGATTGGCAGTCTGAAGCTGACTTCTGCAAATCATTTGGCGGTGCGCCTAATGACCAATCTGTTTGCTTCAGCGGGAACTCTGTCTCATTTAACACCACTCCACCTTCGCCCTCTCCGAAAGGGATATGCCTAGAGAGGATAGGCAACGGATCATACCTTAACATGGCTCCTCACCCTGATGGCTCCAATAGAATCTTCTTAGGCAGCCAACCTGGGAAGATATGGTTGGCAACAGTTCCTGACCAGGGATCTGGAGGCATCCTGCAGTTTGATGAGACAAGCCCATTTGCTGATCTAACCGATCAGGTGCATTTTGATTCGCAATTTGGGCTCATGGGCATGGCATTTCATCCCAATTTTGCAACCAATGGCCGCTTCTTTGCCTCTTACAACTGTGATAGGACAAAGTCACCCAGCTGTTCTGGTAGGTGCTCTTGTAACTCTGATGTCGGCTGTGATCCCTCAAAGGTTGGCACGGATAATGGCGCTCAACCATGCCAGTATCAAGTTGTTGTATCAGAATATTCCGCTAAAGGTTCTTCAGCAAATATTTCCGAG GTTACGTCTGCTGATCCATCTGAAGTCACAAGGATATTTACCATGGGGCTGCCTTATACGTCTCAGCATGGAGGTCAGATCCTCTTTGGGCCTACTGACGGATATCTCTACCTCATGATGGGGGATGGTGGAGGAAAGGGGGACCCTTTTAATTTCTCTCAGAACAAAAAGTCGCTTCTGGGAAAAATTATGAGGCTTGATGTTGATAATCCACCAA GACAGAGTGAAATTGCTAACCAGAGCTTGTGGGGTAACTACTCCATTCCAAAAGACAACCCATACACTGATGACAGTGACTTAGAACCAGAAGTTTGGGCATTGGGTCTTAGAAACCCATGGAGATGCAGCTTTGATTCCGCGAGGCCTTCCTACTTCTACTGTGCCGATGTTGGTCAG GATCAATACGAAGAAGTAGATTTGATCTCCAAGGGTGGAAACTATGGATGGCGTGCATATGAGGGGCCACTTGTTTTCAATCCACCTTCGGCACCTGGAGGGAACACTTCCCTCAATTCCATAAACGCCATTCCCCCTATCATGGGCTACAGCCATTCTGATGTCAACAAGAAGATTGGATCTGCGTCAATAATAGGTGGTAATGTTTATCGAGGATCTACCGACCCCTGCTTGGTCGGAAG GTACCTATACGCCGATCTGTATGCATCAGCGATGTGGACCGGCACAGAGGCTCCAGAGAGCAGCGGGAACTACAGCTCGAGTCTGATCTCCTTCAGCTGCTCCAAGAGTTCTCCTATAGCGTGTGACACTGCTGCTGGAAGCCCCCTCCCATCACTTGGGTACATATACTCGTTTGGCGAGGACAACAACAAGGACACCTACGTCCTGTCGAGCAAGGGCGTCTACCGGGTTGTGCGGCCCAGCCTCTGCGGCTACACCTGTCCAACAGAGAAACCTGCGACGAACACTGGGACGACGACGCCTTCGTCAGCGGCATCAGTGACAGGCAAGCAGATGATGGGAGCGCTTCTGCTGTCGGTTCTTATGTTCTGGGTTTTGGTAAGATAG
- the LOC127757022 gene encoding beta-glucuronosyltransferase GlcAT14A-like, with protein sequence MKPTTGTAAAAAVDRRWLLPLAIGSALSLLLLVLLTTFPLPFPFPSSAASRPPNPTLFVEHKLAPSPPSTASPPRFAYLISGSAGDAAALRRVLLALYHPRNLYILHLDAEAPDSDRANLAADLADHPVIAAAANVHVIQRANLVTYRGPTMVANTLHAAAAFLYTNQHSHLEWDWFINLSASDYPLLTQDDLIHVFSKLPRGLNFIDHTSNIGWKEYQRAKPVIIDPGLYMKKKADVFWIPQRRSVPTAFKLFTGSAWMALSKPFVEYCIWGWDNLPRTVLMYYANFISSPEGYFHTVVCNAEEFKNTTVNHDLHYISWDNPPKQHPHYLTIEDLDRMVASDAPFARKFHADDPVLDKIDAEILLRGPDMLTPGGWCGGTRENGSDPCSVIGNTTHLQPGRGAVRLQRLMTSLLSEEKFHPRQCK encoded by the exons atgaagcccaccaccggcaccgccgccgccgccgccgtcgatcgcCGCTGGCTTCTCCCCCTCGCCATCGGCtccgccctctccctcctcctcctcgtcctcctcaccaccttccccctccccttccccttcccctcctccgccgcctcccgccctcCCAACCCCACCCTCTTCGTCGAGCACAAGCTCGCCCCCTCCCCGCCATCCACCGCTTCCCCCCCTCGCTTCGCCTACCTCATCTCCGGCTCCgcgggcgacgccgccgcgctccgccgcgtcctcctcgcgcTCTACCACCCCAGGAACCTCTACATCCTCCACCTCGATGCCGAGGCGCCAGACTCCGACCGGgccaacctcgccgccgacctcgccgaccaccctgtcatcgccgccgccgccaacgtccACGTCATCCAACGGGCCAACCTCGTCACCTACCGTGGCCCCACCATGGTCGCCAAcaccctccacgccgccgccgccttcctctacACCAACCAACACTCGCACTTGGAGTGGGACTGGTTCATCaacctctccgcctccgactaCCCGCTCCTCACGCAGGATG ATCTGATCCATGTGTTCTCCAAGCTGCCTCGCGGTCTCAACTTCATCGACCACACCAGCAACATTGGGTGGAAGGA gTATCAGAGGGCCAAGCCGGTCATCATTGACCCTGGCCTCTACATGAAGAAGAAGGCCGATGTCTTCTGGATCCCGCAGCGCCGGAGTGTCCCCACTGCCTTCAAGCTCTTCACCG GGTCTGCTTGGATGGCCCTGTCTAAGCCGTTTGTCGAATACTGCATATGGGGCTGGGACAACCTTCCAAGGACTGTACTCATGTACTACGCCAATTTCATCTCTTCACCAGAAGGCTACTTCCACACTGTGGTCTGCAATGCTGAGGAGTTTAAAAATACCACGGTGAACCATGACCTGCATTACATATCATGGGACAACCCTCCGAAGCAGCATCCGCACTACCTCACAATTGAAGACTTGGACAGGATGGTTGCTAGCGATGCACCATTTGCTCGGAAGTTTCATGCAGATGACCCGGTTCTAGACAAGATAGATGCGGAGATCCTGTTGCGTGGCCCAGACATGCTCACTCCTGGAGGATGGTGTGGAGGGACACGAGAAAATGGAAGTGACCCTTGCTCAGTCATCGGCAATACCACTCACCTTCAGCCTGGTCGAGGAGCTGTACGGCTGCAGCGGCTCATGACGTCGCTCCTGTCAGAGGAGAAGTTTCACCCAAGGCAGTGCAAGTGA
- the LOC127757023 gene encoding vesicle-associated membrane protein 721-like: MAESKLIYAMVARGTVVLAEHTAYAGNFRDIAAQCLQKLPAGDNRLTYTCDAHTFNFLIHQGYAYCVVATESSGRQIPLALLDMIKEDFNKRYAGGKAATAAANSLSRDFGPRLGEQMKYCMDHPEEVSKLAKVKAQVSEVKGIMMENIDKAIDRGQQIDVLVSRTEQLHDQAADFRQQGTRVRRKMWYQNMKIKLIVLGIIIALILIIILSVCHGFKC, encoded by the exons ATGGCGGAGTCGAAGCTGATATACGCGATGGTGGCGCGAGGGACGGTGGTGCTGGCGGAGCACACGGCGTACGCCGGCAACTTCCGGGACATCGCCGCGCAGTGCCTGCAGAAGCTCCCCGCCGGCGACAACCGCCTCACCTACACCTGCGACGCCCACACCTTCAACTTCCTCATCCACCAAGGCTACG catactGCGTGGTTGCAACCGAGTCGAGTGGCCGGCAGATTCCTCTCGCCTTGCTAGATATGATCAAGGAGGATTTCAACAAGAGGTATGCAGGAGGAAAAGCAGCCACAGCTGCAGCCAACAGCCTCAGCCGAGATTTCGG GCCAAGGCTTGGAGAGCAGATGAAGTACTGCATGGATCACCCTGAGGAGGTGAGCAAGCTAGCCAAAGTGAAAGCTCAGGTCTCTGAAGTTAAAGGCATCATGATGGAAAACATTGACAAG GCCATTGATCGCGGACAGCAGATCGACGTACTTGTCAGCAGGACAGAGCAACTCCATGACCAG GCTGCTGATTTCAGGCAGCAAGGGACGCGAGTGCGGCGCAAGATGTGGTACCAGAACATGAAGATCAAACTCATCGTCCTCGGTATCATCATCGCGCTCATCCTCATCATAATCCTCTCCGTTTGCCACGGCTTCAAATGCTAG
- the LOC127756428 gene encoding glycine-rich cell wall structural protein 1-like — MAKAGTCGAVAAATEGGGDGDGGRDGTGREREGGGGGPVWACGGDGAVPGGGGGGVPQIRTSRPDLEVVLMLLNVSCEAARGMPAPQGATTMAKAMEAGGGGGLKDHKTFLPPVPGMGGGGVGGFAGIGGPLGGVIGGIGGVLGGSPAGLGGGLGGGSSGGLGGGAGGGCIHP, encoded by the exons atggcgaaggCAGGGACGTgtggcgccgtggcggcggcgactgaaggcggcggggatggcgatgGTGGCAGGGATGGAACCGGCCGCGAGCgtgaaggtggtggtggtggtcccgTGTGGGCttgtggtggcgacggcgcggtgcccggcggcggcggcggcggtgtccccCAGATCCGCACCTCTCGGCCGGATCtggagg TGGTGCTCATGCTACTTAATGTATCATGTGAGGCCGCTAGAGGCATGCCCGCGCCGCAGGGCGCCACAACCATGGCGAAGGCcatggaggccggcggcggcgggggtctCAAGGACCACAAGACCTTTCTGCCGCCAGTGCCaggcatgggcggcggcggtgttggaGGCTTCGCTGGTATAGGAGGTCCTCTCGGCGGGGTCATCGGAGGCATCGGTGGTGTTCTCGGAGGAAGCCCTGCTGGTCTTGGAGGAGGCCTCGGCGGTGGATCCTCCGGTGGCCTTGGCGGCGGTGCCGGTGGCGGCTGCATCCATCCGTGA